Proteins from a single region of Bogoriella caseilytica:
- the gatA gene encoding Asp-tRNA(Asn)/Glu-tRNA(Gln) amidotransferase subunit GatA codes for MTASTELTRLSAAELAERLRAGDVSSTEATRAHLDRIVAVDGPVHAFLNVDADGALAAAEKVDADRAAGKDLPALAGVPIAVKDVVVTHGQVTTAGSKMLEHWVPPYDATVTRLLREAGMPILGKTNMDEFAMGSSTEHSAFGPTRNPWDLDRIPGGSGGGSSAAVGAFEAPLAIGTDTGGSIRQPAAVTGTVGVKPTFGGVSRYGLIALASSLDQAGPVSRTVLDSAMLHEVIGVHDPRDSTSLPDPATGLVEAARRGDVAGMRIGVVTELGGEGYQPGVRASFDHALELLAGAGAEIVEVSCPNFEYALAAYYLILPAEASSNLAKFDGMRFGLRVEPDEGPITAETVMAATRGAGFGDEVKRRIILGTHALSAGYYDAYYGSAQKVRTLIQRDFNAAFEQTDVLVSPTAPTTAFRFGEKVDDPMAMYLNDVATIPANLAGVPGMSLPSGLSDDRLPVGFQILAPARADDRLYRVGGALERLLTDEWGGPLLDRAPELTTQEVTR; via the coding sequence ATGACTGCTTCGACTGAGCTGACCCGGCTGAGCGCCGCAGAACTCGCCGAGCGACTGCGCGCCGGCGACGTCTCCTCCACCGAGGCGACCCGCGCCCATCTCGACCGCATCGTGGCCGTGGACGGCCCCGTGCACGCCTTCCTCAACGTCGACGCCGATGGCGCACTCGCCGCCGCGGAGAAAGTTGACGCTGATCGTGCTGCCGGGAAGGATCTGCCCGCGCTCGCCGGCGTGCCGATCGCGGTCAAGGACGTCGTCGTCACGCACGGGCAGGTCACCACCGCCGGCTCGAAGATGCTGGAGCACTGGGTGCCGCCCTACGACGCCACCGTGACTCGACTGCTGCGCGAGGCGGGCATGCCCATCCTGGGCAAGACCAACATGGACGAGTTCGCGATGGGCTCATCCACCGAGCATTCGGCCTTCGGCCCCACCCGTAACCCGTGGGATCTGGATCGCATCCCCGGCGGGTCGGGTGGAGGCTCCTCGGCAGCTGTCGGAGCTTTCGAGGCTCCGCTGGCCATCGGCACCGACACGGGCGGTTCGATCCGCCAGCCCGCTGCCGTCACCGGCACCGTGGGCGTCAAGCCCACCTTCGGCGGCGTCTCGCGCTACGGCCTGATCGCGCTCGCGTCCTCGCTGGACCAGGCCGGTCCCGTCTCGCGGACCGTTCTCGACTCCGCCATGCTGCACGAGGTCATCGGCGTGCACGATCCGCGGGACTCGACCTCCCTGCCCGATCCGGCCACGGGCCTGGTCGAGGCTGCCCGCCGCGGAGATGTGGCCGGCATGCGTATCGGCGTGGTCACTGAGCTCGGCGGTGAGGGCTACCAGCCCGGCGTCCGGGCCAGCTTCGACCACGCCCTCGAGCTCTTGGCCGGTGCCGGCGCGGAGATCGTGGAGGTGAGCTGCCCGAACTTCGAGTACGCCTTGGCCGCGTACTACCTGATCTTGCCTGCCGAAGCCTCCTCGAACCTCGCCAAGTTCGACGGCATGCGCTTCGGATTGCGCGTGGAACCCGACGAGGGGCCGATCACGGCCGAGACGGTGATGGCGGCCACCCGCGGCGCCGGTTTCGGCGACGAGGTCAAGCGGCGCATCATCCTCGGTACTCACGCCCTCTCGGCGGGTTACTACGACGCCTACTACGGCAGCGCACAGAAGGTCCGGACCCTCATCCAGCGCGACTTCAACGCCGCCTTCGAGCAGACCGACGTCCTGGTCAGCCCCACCGCACCGACCACGGCCTTCCGCTTCGGCGAGAAGGTGGACGACCCGATGGCCATGTACCTCAACGATGTGGCGACCATTCCCGCCAACCTCGCCGGTGTGCCAGGTATGTCCTTGCCTTCCGGGCTCAGCGACGACCGTCTGCCCGTGGGATTCCAGATCCTCGCTCCCGCCCGCGCCGACGACCGGTTGTACCGGGTCGGCGGCGCACTGGAACGCTTGCTCACCGACGAGTGGGGCGGGCCGCTGCTCGACCGCGCCCCCGAGCTGACCACCCAGGAGGTCACCCGATGA
- the gatC gene encoding Asp-tRNA(Asn)/Glu-tRNA(Gln) amidotransferase subunit GatC, with product MSTISSAEVARVAALARIALSSDEIDRLAGELDVIAEAVSQVNRVATPDVPATSHPIALTNVTRPDVVAEVLVRDEVLAGAPSAENDQFAVPQILGEGA from the coding sequence ATGTCCACCATCTCCTCTGCGGAGGTCGCGCGCGTCGCGGCCCTGGCCCGGATCGCCCTCAGCTCGGACGAGATCGACCGCCTCGCCGGTGAACTCGATGTCATCGCCGAGGCGGTGTCACAGGTGAACAGGGTCGCTACCCCCGATGTGCCGGCGACCTCCCACCCCATCGCGCTGACCAACGTCACCCGCCCCGACGTCGTCGCCGAGGTCCTCGTCCGTGACGAGGTGCTCGCGGGAGCGCCGAGCGCGGAGAACGACCAGTTCGCCGTGCCGCAGATCCTGGGAGAGGGCGCCTGA
- a CDS encoding phospholipase D-like domain-containing protein, producing the protein MSLSRRLSRVRLRHLWRGVRWYVGTLTFLQAVTIAVIVVVDRVRKQREPAAGEFPRVDPTTVRVANGQVTVFTYGADLYRDMIERIEQAERFIYFETFIWKADETGHAVKTALLDAARRGVEVYIVFDSFGNGVVPRAFKRFPRMRRLHVLPFPFIRPGLLTGDLRKTGRDHRKILVVDGRTGYVGGYNIGDLYATTWRDTHIRVDGSSTWELEHAFASFWNDHRKRRHPIIEAKGARSWDARIRAHQNNPSRLIFPVRGTYLDAIDRAQHHVYITQAYFIPDREILGALVAAAERGVDVRVLIPEVSNHVLADWPARSQYTELLEAGVSLWLYQDAMIHAKTMTVDGRWTTVGTTNIDRLSMTGNFEINLEIFDRDLAKHMESVFYVDLTNSRRLTLQEWEARGILARVAERLLKPLAPLL; encoded by the coding sequence ATGTCCTTGTCGCGCCGCCTGTCCCGCGTTCGCCTGCGACACCTGTGGCGGGGGGTGCGTTGGTACGTAGGCACACTCACCTTCCTGCAGGCGGTCACCATTGCCGTGATCGTCGTGGTCGACCGGGTGCGCAAGCAGCGCGAGCCCGCGGCCGGCGAGTTCCCCCGGGTGGATCCCACCACGGTGCGCGTGGCCAATGGCCAGGTCACCGTCTTCACGTACGGCGCCGACCTCTACCGGGACATGATCGAGCGCATCGAGCAGGCCGAGCGCTTCATCTACTTCGAGACCTTCATCTGGAAGGCGGACGAGACCGGGCACGCCGTCAAGACGGCGCTTCTGGATGCAGCCCGCCGCGGCGTCGAGGTGTACATCGTTTTCGATTCCTTCGGCAACGGCGTGGTCCCGCGGGCGTTCAAGCGCTTCCCGCGCATGCGCCGATTGCACGTGCTGCCGTTTCCCTTCATCAGGCCCGGGCTGCTCACCGGTGACCTCCGTAAGACCGGGCGCGATCACCGCAAGATCCTGGTGGTCGACGGCAGGACCGGGTACGTGGGCGGATACAACATCGGCGATCTCTACGCGACCACGTGGCGTGACACCCACATCCGCGTGGATGGCTCCAGCACCTGGGAGCTGGAGCACGCTTTCGCGAGCTTCTGGAACGATCACCGCAAGCGGCGCCACCCGATCATCGAGGCCAAGGGCGCACGATCGTGGGACGCGCGGATCCGCGCTCACCAGAACAACCCCAGCCGGCTGATCTTTCCCGTGCGCGGCACCTACCTCGACGCGATTGACCGCGCACAGCACCACGTCTACATCACGCAGGCGTACTTCATTCCGGACCGCGAGATCCTCGGCGCCCTGGTGGCCGCAGCCGAACGCGGTGTGGACGTGCGCGTGCTCATCCCCGAGGTTTCCAACCACGTGCTCGCCGACTGGCCCGCACGCAGCCAGTACACGGAGCTCCTGGAGGCCGGTGTGAGCCTCTGGCTCTACCAGGACGCCATGATCCATGCCAAGACGATGACGGTGGACGGCCGCTGGACCACCGTGGGCACGACGAACATCGACCGGCTCTCCATGACCGGGAACTTCGAGATCAACTTGGAAATCTTCGACCGGGATCTGGCCAAGCACATGGAGTCCGTCTTCTACGTCGATCTCACCAACTCGCGACGGTTGACCCTGCAGGAGTGGGAAGCGCGCGGCATCCTGGCCCGGGTCGCCGAGCGATTGCTCAAGCCGCTGGCGCCGCTACTGTAG
- the ligA gene encoding NAD-dependent DNA ligase LigA gives MSESSEQTIPSQARQRWQELAERITEARAEYGRAQPTLSDAEYDALFHELVDLEAAHTGLRVPESPSQTVGDPVTNDFPAVEHRRPMQSLEDVFSLEELREWAERVHAEAGRTSLPMTCELKVDGLAANLTYENGRLVQAATRGNGRTGDGVLPNIRTIANIPHRLQGEGHPALIEIRGEVYFPVAAFERLNASLVEAGKAPFANPRNSAAGSLRQKDPRVTASRELAFVAHGVGDVVWGPEGAPPEWTSMTGLFAALDAWGVPISPYTQQVSSMAEVERLIAHHGEHRHDVEHEIDGVVVKVDDFALQRQLGSTSRVPRWAVAYKFPPEEVNTTLLDIRVHVGRTGRVTPFGMMEPVLVAGSTVSLATLHNASEVKRKGVLIGDTVVLRKAGDVIPEIVAPVVDLRDGTEREFVMPTECPSCGSTLAPAKEGDVDLRCPNARSCPSQLAERVAHIGSRGALDIEALGERAAIVLAEPDRVVDESGVVLRLPSPEWINRQKAAESGAPVVFGDDGAPLPQEPVLSTEAELFDLTPERLKDTYIWAKDRDWVKGKDGARGRWEENGLLVPELYFWSKPQFAPDGSIAKPSQPGDNTRKFLKELRDKGASQPLWRVLVALSIRHVGPTAARALATELGSIDAIRVADEERLAAVDGVGPTIAASLKAWFEEDWHLEIIERWAAAGVRMAEERDESVARTLEGLTVVVTGSLEGFTRDSAKEAILIRGGKAAGSVSKKTDFVVVGDNAGSKEAKARELGRPILDENGFVALLEGGPEAVTPADAEEEQE, from the coding sequence GTGAGCGAGTCGTCCGAGCAGACCATCCCGTCCCAGGCCCGCCAGCGCTGGCAGGAGCTGGCCGAGCGGATCACCGAGGCCCGCGCGGAGTACGGCCGTGCCCAGCCCACGTTGTCGGACGCCGAGTACGACGCGCTGTTCCACGAGCTTGTCGACCTCGAGGCCGCTCACACCGGGCTGCGGGTACCGGAGTCGCCCTCCCAGACCGTCGGTGACCCGGTCACCAACGACTTCCCCGCCGTGGAACACCGCCGGCCCATGCAGTCCCTGGAAGACGTCTTCTCCCTCGAGGAGTTGCGCGAGTGGGCCGAGCGAGTGCATGCCGAAGCCGGGCGCACCAGCCTGCCCATGACCTGCGAGCTCAAGGTGGATGGACTGGCCGCCAACCTCACCTACGAGAACGGGCGCCTGGTGCAGGCGGCCACGCGTGGCAATGGGCGGACCGGGGACGGCGTCCTGCCCAACATTCGCACGATCGCCAACATCCCGCACCGGCTTCAGGGCGAGGGACATCCGGCCCTCATCGAGATTCGTGGAGAGGTGTACTTTCCCGTCGCGGCCTTCGAGCGGCTCAATGCCTCCTTGGTGGAGGCCGGCAAGGCCCCCTTCGCCAACCCGCGCAACTCGGCAGCCGGTTCCCTGCGTCAGAAGGATCCTCGGGTCACCGCTTCGCGCGAGCTGGCCTTCGTGGCCCACGGCGTCGGTGATGTCGTGTGGGGGCCCGAGGGCGCCCCACCGGAGTGGACCTCGATGACCGGGCTCTTCGCGGCCCTCGACGCCTGGGGAGTGCCCATCTCTCCCTACACCCAGCAGGTCTCCTCCATGGCGGAGGTGGAGCGGCTGATCGCGCACCACGGCGAACACCGCCACGACGTCGAGCACGAGATCGACGGTGTGGTGGTCAAGGTCGACGACTTCGCACTGCAGCGCCAGCTCGGTTCCACCTCGCGCGTTCCGCGCTGGGCCGTGGCCTACAAGTTCCCGCCCGAGGAGGTCAACACCACCCTCCTCGACATCCGGGTGCACGTGGGCCGCACCGGCCGGGTGACGCCCTTCGGCATGATGGAGCCCGTGCTGGTGGCCGGCTCCACGGTGTCGCTGGCCACCCTGCACAACGCGAGCGAGGTCAAGCGCAAGGGCGTGCTGATCGGCGACACCGTGGTGTTGCGCAAGGCCGGAGACGTCATACCGGAGATCGTTGCCCCGGTGGTGGATCTGCGTGACGGCACGGAGCGGGAGTTCGTGATGCCCACCGAGTGCCCCTCCTGTGGTTCCACGCTGGCGCCGGCCAAGGAGGGTGATGTGGATCTGCGCTGTCCCAATGCGCGATCATGCCCCTCTCAGCTCGCTGAGCGCGTGGCCCACATTGGTTCGCGGGGTGCGCTCGACATCGAGGCTCTGGGCGAGAGGGCAGCGATCGTCCTGGCCGAGCCGGACCGGGTAGTGGATGAGAGCGGGGTCGTGCTCCGTCTCCCCTCGCCGGAGTGGATCAACCGGCAGAAGGCCGCCGAGTCTGGGGCACCGGTGGTCTTTGGTGACGACGGTGCTCCGCTGCCCCAGGAGCCCGTGCTCAGCACCGAGGCCGAGCTCTTCGACCTGACCCCCGAGCGGCTGAAGGACACCTACATCTGGGCCAAGGACCGCGACTGGGTGAAGGGGAAGGATGGTGCCCGCGGCCGCTGGGAGGAGAACGGACTCCTCGTTCCCGAGCTCTACTTCTGGTCCAAGCCACAGTTCGCCCCGGACGGCAGCATCGCCAAACCGTCCCAGCCGGGCGACAACACCCGCAAGTTCCTCAAGGAGCTTCGCGACAAGGGCGCCTCCCAGCCGCTCTGGCGCGTGCTGGTGGCTTTGTCGATCCGGCACGTCGGCCCCACCGCCGCCCGGGCCTTGGCCACCGAGCTCGGATCGATCGATGCGATTCGTGTCGCGGATGAGGAGCGCCTGGCCGCGGTCGACGGCGTCGGCCCGACGATCGCAGCGTCATTGAAGGCGTGGTTCGAGGAGGACTGGCATCTCGAGATCATCGAACGCTGGGCCGCTGCCGGCGTGCGCATGGCGGAGGAGCGCGACGAGTCAGTCGCTCGCACCCTGGAGGGCCTGACCGTGGTGGTCACTGGCTCCCTGGAGGGGTTCACCAGGGATTCCGCCAAGGAAGCGATCCTCATTCGTGGTGGGAAAGCCGCCGGGTCGGTCTCGAAGAAGACCGATTTTGTCGTGGTGGGAGACAACGCCGGCTCGAAGGAGGCCAAGGCTCGCGAGCTCGGACGCCCCATCCTGGACGAGAACGGTTTCGTGGCGCTGCTCGAGGGTGGGCCGGAAGCCGTGACTCCTGCCGACGCTGAGGAAGAACAGGAATGA
- a CDS encoding response regulator, which produces MTTTEQPISIALVDDQQLVRAGFSMVIGSQPDMEVVVEAGDGAQALRLLASHPVDVVLMDVRMPSMDGLAATEQLTAPGRGPAGAELPAEETTGPKVIILTTFDLDEYVLHAIRAGASGFLLKDAPPEELLEAIRTVHRGDAVIAPSSTKRLIEHLATRLPAEQRTGSEVLDGLTDREREVLVLMAKGRSNQEVAAELYVAEATVKTHVGRVLAKLNARDRVQAVVIAYETGLVKPGA; this is translated from the coding sequence GTGACCACCACCGAGCAGCCCATCAGCATCGCCCTCGTCGACGATCAGCAGTTGGTGCGTGCCGGCTTTTCGATGGTCATCGGCTCCCAGCCGGATATGGAGGTTGTGGTGGAGGCGGGTGACGGGGCTCAGGCGCTCCGGCTGCTCGCCTCGCACCCAGTGGATGTGGTGCTCATGGATGTGCGGATGCCCTCCATGGACGGGCTCGCGGCCACGGAGCAGTTGACCGCGCCCGGGCGCGGTCCGGCGGGAGCGGAGCTGCCAGCCGAGGAGACGACAGGGCCCAAGGTCATCATCCTGACCACCTTCGATCTGGACGAGTACGTCCTGCATGCCATCCGGGCCGGTGCGTCGGGGTTCCTGCTCAAGGACGCGCCTCCGGAGGAGCTGCTCGAGGCCATCCGCACTGTGCACCGCGGCGATGCGGTCATCGCTCCGTCGTCGACGAAGCGCCTGATCGAGCACCTGGCCACCCGGCTACCCGCCGAGCAGCGCACCGGTAGTGAGGTCCTCGACGGACTCACGGATCGAGAGCGGGAGGTTCTGGTCCTGATGGCCAAGGGCCGCTCCAACCAAGAGGTCGCGGCAGAGCTCTACGTCGCTGAGGCCACCGTGAAGACGCATGTGGGCCGGGTGCTCGCCAAACTGAATGCCCGCGACCGGGTCCAGGCCGTGGTGATCGCCTACGAGACAGGCTTGGTCAAACCCGGCGCATAG
- a CDS encoding FtsX-like permease family protein — MIRLTFSQMRRSIPRLVASSIAVLVATAFVTATLLGGNLITDITYRSVTASYGDADVLVTPETSALGAADAEALMALPEIDHAEGSVSLFGQIEVDGLNDSGNVQPVPAHGALDPFEVIAGALPGPGEVALSESSARRLGLGPAADQSWQVGGTATLSVQFYPADGASAEVDSEDSLEDVSEDLRVSGIVADPPAINSILSPVVVDRSLAEEWAALEQSGGDAPVEYTEVVVVAAPGVGDQAAAEAASVAMGDQANVRTVHEVAQQRAADFTGDTRMLVGFVLAFAAVAMFVAGLVIANTFQVLIAQRRHTLALLRCVGATRSQIRRSVLVEALTVGVLASIGGILLGLGLGQIALAVAGTQDLGIPIPAVVSPSLATILVPLLTGTLVTVIAGLAPAKAATAVAPISALRPAEVPALRRGGSTLRLVLALLLGIPGTLMLVGAVVLSSVSDSGDIMLLSLAVGVLGGMLSLAGVLVGAVFMVPAIIRVAGGLWARLAGRSRATVRLATANSARNPRRTSATSTALLIGVGLVVMVATGAASARATLENELLSYFPVDIAVSSPGPELSNAQLTAMSEVEGIEQIATRRAVTVEVDHGSESSLFEVFEVTDDLREVIRDPAFLPDLETGTVRMDQHDAEWLGVSDGESITFRVGSAEAPAADEATEVELQVDIDTSRSFPMMVSAQDMDTMAPDIAPAHAWLRIADGANELDVVRDVQDAVAEVSGGAAPWVSGEAAERAALDQVIETLLAVIIGLLGVAVVIAVIGVANTLSLSVIERRREHALLRAVGMTRGQLRGSLVVEGVLLAVVGTGLGTVAGLVYGWAGSSIVLSGVGDMHLVVPWGYVAACAAGAVIAGVLASVLPARSAAKAKPVAALAA, encoded by the coding sequence GTGATCCGCCTGACCTTCTCCCAGATGCGCCGCTCGATTCCGCGCTTGGTGGCCTCCTCGATCGCGGTGCTCGTGGCGACGGCCTTTGTGACGGCCACTCTGCTCGGCGGCAATCTCATCACCGACATCACCTACCGTTCCGTCACGGCGAGTTATGGTGACGCGGATGTGCTGGTGACTCCTGAGACGTCCGCACTCGGCGCCGCAGACGCCGAGGCTCTGATGGCCCTGCCGGAGATCGACCACGCTGAAGGCTCGGTGAGCCTCTTCGGTCAGATCGAGGTCGACGGTCTCAACGACTCGGGCAATGTCCAGCCTGTCCCCGCCCACGGGGCGCTCGATCCCTTCGAGGTCATCGCCGGCGCCCTGCCGGGTCCGGGTGAGGTCGCGCTCAGCGAGTCGAGTGCTCGCCGTCTGGGCTTGGGTCCGGCTGCTGATCAGAGCTGGCAGGTGGGCGGGACTGCGACGCTGAGCGTGCAGTTCTACCCGGCTGACGGCGCCTCCGCGGAGGTTGATTCCGAAGACTCCCTGGAGGACGTCAGCGAGGATCTGCGCGTCTCCGGCATCGTCGCCGACCCTCCGGCGATCAACTCCATCCTCTCCCCGGTCGTCGTCGACCGCTCCCTGGCCGAGGAGTGGGCGGCTCTCGAGCAGAGTGGCGGCGACGCCCCTGTGGAGTACACCGAGGTCGTGGTAGTTGCCGCGCCGGGAGTTGGCGATCAGGCCGCCGCCGAGGCCGCCTCGGTCGCGATGGGGGACCAGGCCAACGTGCGCACCGTGCATGAGGTCGCCCAGCAGCGTGCGGCGGACTTCACGGGTGACACGCGCATGCTGGTGGGCTTCGTGCTGGCCTTTGCTGCCGTGGCCATGTTCGTGGCGGGCCTGGTCATCGCGAACACCTTCCAAGTGCTGATCGCGCAACGGCGCCACACCCTCGCGCTCCTGCGTTGCGTGGGCGCCACGCGGTCCCAGATCCGGCGCTCAGTCCTCGTCGAGGCGCTCACTGTCGGTGTGCTGGCATCGATCGGAGGGATCCTGCTGGGATTGGGCCTCGGCCAGATCGCACTGGCGGTGGCCGGCACGCAGGATCTGGGGATCCCGATCCCCGCGGTGGTCTCGCCGTCGCTGGCCACGATTCTGGTGCCGCTTCTCACGGGAACTCTGGTGACGGTGATCGCGGGCTTGGCGCCGGCCAAGGCTGCCACCGCGGTGGCTCCCATCTCCGCACTCCGACCGGCCGAAGTACCGGCTCTGCGTCGCGGTGGGAGCACGCTGCGGCTCGTCCTCGCGCTGCTGCTGGGCATCCCGGGCACGCTGATGCTCGTGGGCGCGGTCGTGCTCTCCTCGGTGTCCGACAGCGGTGACATCATGCTGCTCTCCCTGGCTGTCGGCGTCCTGGGTGGGATGCTCTCGCTTGCTGGCGTCCTCGTGGGTGCGGTGTTCATGGTCCCCGCGATCATTCGTGTGGCAGGCGGCCTCTGGGCTCGCCTGGCCGGTCGGTCGCGGGCCACCGTGCGCCTCGCGACGGCGAACAGCGCGCGCAATCCGCGCCGGACCTCGGCGACCTCGACCGCCCTCCTGATCGGCGTCGGTCTGGTGGTCATGGTGGCGACCGGAGCCGCAAGCGCGCGGGCGACCCTGGAGAACGAGTTGCTGTCGTACTTCCCGGTCGACATCGCGGTGTCGTCTCCGGGCCCCGAGCTCAGCAACGCTCAGCTCACGGCGATGTCGGAGGTCGAGGGGATCGAGCAGATCGCCACGCGCAGAGCGGTCACCGTCGAGGTCGACCATGGTTCGGAGTCCTCGCTCTTCGAGGTCTTCGAGGTCACCGATGACCTGCGTGAGGTCATCCGGGACCCGGCCTTCCTTCCCGACCTCGAGACCGGCACGGTCCGCATGGATCAGCATGACGCTGAGTGGCTCGGTGTGAGCGATGGCGAGAGCATCACCTTCCGGGTGGGCAGCGCCGAGGCCCCCGCAGCGGATGAAGCGACCGAGGTGGAGCTCCAGGTCGACATCGACACGTCGCGCTCCTTCCCCATGATGGTGTCCGCGCAGGACATGGACACCATGGCTCCCGACATCGCACCGGCGCACGCCTGGTTGCGGATCGCCGACGGTGCCAACGAGCTCGACGTGGTCCGTGACGTCCAGGACGCGGTGGCCGAGGTCTCGGGCGGAGCCGCGCCCTGGGTGAGCGGGGAGGCCGCAGAACGGGCGGCACTCGACCAGGTCATCGAGACCTTGCTCGCGGTCATCATCGGCCTGCTCGGTGTGGCGGTGGTCATCGCCGTCATCGGTGTGGCGAACACGCTCTCGCTCTCCGTGATCGAGCGCCGCCGCGAGCATGCGTTGCTGCGTGCGGTGGGAATGACGCGAGGTCAACTGCGTGGCTCACTGGTTGTCGAAGGCGTGCTGCTCGCCGTGGTGGGCACGGGCCTGGGCACGGTGGCCGGCCTCGTCTACGGCTGGGCGGGTTCGAGCATCGTGCTCTCCGGAGTCGGGGACATGCACCTCGTGGTGCCGTGGGGTTACGTGGCGGCCTGCGCCGCCGGTGCGGTCATCGCCGGAGTTCTGGCCTCGGTGCTCCCTGCCCGTTCGGCAGCCAAGGCGAAGCCCGTGGCGGCGCTCGCCGCCTGA
- a CDS encoding ABC transporter ATP-binding protein, with protein MSSTIAVRATSLTKTYGSGAAEVHALRGVDVAFAAGEFTAIMGPSGSGKSTLMHLLAGLDDPTGGRVLLGDTDVTALDDKRLTLLRRERVGFVFQAFNLLPMYTAEQNITLPCELAGTKVDREWFDKLTHILGLSDRLSHRPSQLSGGQQQRVAIARALITRPEVVFADEPTGNLDSSSGAEVLSFLRTCVRELGQTIVMVTHDPAAAAYAQRVVLLADGHLAGEITDPTPESVLAGLDALRTESSAPTQALQPGALTEEISR; from the coding sequence ATGTCCAGCACTATCGCCGTCCGGGCCACCTCCCTGACCAAGACGTATGGCAGTGGCGCCGCGGAAGTCCACGCGCTGCGCGGCGTTGATGTCGCGTTCGCGGCGGGGGAGTTCACCGCCATCATGGGGCCCTCCGGCTCCGGCAAGTCCACGCTCATGCATCTCCTTGCCGGTCTCGATGACCCCACCGGTGGCCGCGTCCTGCTCGGGGACACGGACGTGACCGCACTCGATGACAAGCGGCTGACTCTGCTGCGCCGCGAGCGGGTGGGGTTCGTCTTCCAGGCCTTCAACCTGTTGCCGATGTACACGGCCGAGCAGAACATCACCCTGCCGTGCGAGCTGGCCGGCACCAAGGTGGATCGCGAGTGGTTCGACAAGCTCACGCACATCCTCGGTCTCAGTGACCGGCTGAGCCACCGGCCCTCACAGCTCTCCGGCGGTCAGCAGCAGCGGGTGGCCATTGCCCGCGCCCTGATCACCCGGCCCGAGGTCGTCTTTGCCGACGAGCCCACCGGGAATCTCGACTCCAGCTCGGGGGCCGAGGTGCTGTCCTTCCTGCGCACGTGCGTGCGCGAACTCGGTCAGACCATCGTCATGGTCACTCACGATCCTGCCGCTGCCGCCTACGCCCAGCGCGTGGTGCTTCTCGCCGATGGGCACCTCGCCGGCGAGATCACCGACCCCACTCCGGAGTCCGTCCTGGCGGGGCTGGATGCGCTGCGCACGGAGAGTTCCGCTCCCACCCAGGCCCTCCAGCCCGGTGCCCTCACCGAGGAGATCTCCCGGTGA
- a CDS encoding GNAT family N-acetyltransferase, translated as MSTESMERITGTEPVMQSVGGSRGERRVLVEEAQPDEYALAGEVAASGYEAEGEYAVMLRDVAARADAGCTVLVARDAGSRELLGTISLAPHGSAWADISHDGEIELRMLAVLRSARGRGVGEALMRGAEEHARAQGWGRAVLCVDTVDGPSGPHRLYERCGFRHDAERDYIGWWRDPGPVMWVFTKTL; from the coding sequence ATGAGCACGGAGAGCATGGAGCGCATCACCGGCACAGAGCCGGTGATGCAGAGCGTTGGCGGTTCCCGCGGTGAACGAAGGGTTCTCGTGGAGGAAGCACAGCCCGATGAGTACGCACTCGCCGGGGAGGTGGCGGCCTCCGGATACGAGGCCGAGGGCGAGTACGCCGTCATGCTTCGTGACGTGGCCGCGCGCGCCGACGCCGGCTGCACCGTGCTGGTCGCCCGCGACGCCGGATCGCGGGAACTCCTGGGCACGATCTCCTTGGCGCCGCACGGCAGTGCGTGGGCGGACATCTCCCATGACGGCGAGATCGAGCTGCGCATGCTGGCAGTGTTGCGCTCCGCGCGAGGTCGGGGTGTGGGCGAGGCGCTCATGCGCGGAGCCGAGGAGCACGCCCGCGCACAGGGGTGGGGGCGCGCGGTGCTGTGCGTGGACACCGTGGACGGGCCGTCCGGCCCGCATCGGCTGTACGAGCGGTGCGGCTTCCGCCACGACGCCGAGCGGGACTATATCGGCTGGTGGCGCGATCCCGGCCCAGTCATGTGGGTCTTCACCAAGACGCTCTGA